The following are from one region of the Bacteroidales bacterium genome:
- the rpoC gene encoding DNA-directed RNA polymerase subunit beta' — protein MAFRQKTKATKEFSKVVISLSSPEEILERSSGEVLKPETINYRTYKPERDGLFCERIFGPVKDYECHCGKYKRIRYKGIVCDRCGVEVTEKKVRRDRVGHIALVVPVVHLWYFRSLPNKLGYLLGIPTKKLNTIIYYEKYVVIQPGVKKEDGINELDFLSEEEYMDILDSLPSDNNMLEDNDPNKFIAKMGAGAVELLLNRINLDELAIDLKDKANNETSQQRKSQALKRLRVVNAFQASKNVNKPEWLIVKVLPVIPPELRPLVPLDGGRFATSDLNDLYRRVIIRNNRLKRLIEIKAPEVILRNEKRMLQEAVDSLFDNSRKSSAVKTDANRPLKSLSDSLKGKQGRFRQNLLGKRVDYSARSVIVVGPELKLHECGLPKEMAAELYKPFIIRKLIERGIVKTVKSAKKIVDRRDAVVWDILENVLKGHPILLNRAPTLHKLGIQAFQPKLIEGKAIQLHPLVCTAFNADFDGDQMAVHLPLGNDAVIEAQMLMLASHNILNPANGAPITVPSQDMVLGLYYITKAKKNSKIHTVKGEGLTFYSAEEVIIAYNEKAVDMHSVINVLVNDELIETTVGRVIFNKLVPEEVGYINEVLTKKSLRTIIGNVLSTCGIAKTAKFLDDIKSLGYKTAFEGGLSFNLDDVIIPKVKSEMVEDGYKQVEEVMNNFNMGFIANNERYNQIIDIWTHTNARLTQQVMNEISSDKEGFNSVYMMLDSGARGSREQIRQLSGMRGLMAKPQKSGATTGQIIENPILSNFKEGLSVLEYFVSTHGARKGLADTALKTADAGYLTRRLVDVAQDVVITEEDCNTLRGLMASTVMKKDEIVVTLGERILGRTTVHDICHPSDNSLIIKAGVEITEDVAKLIEDSPIERVEIRSVLTCETRQGVCAKCYGRNLSTGRMVQRGEAVGVIAAQSIGEPGTQLTLRTFHVGGVAGGAASENSITAKYDGIAHFEDLRTVPVEKDGKKYDIVVSRMTELKVHDKNTDTMLTSYSIPYASRLYVKEGEISKGMLICEWDPYNALIISEFSGQIAFKNLEEGVTYKIEKDEQTNYIEKVIIESKDKRKNPEIVILDKDGEVIREYNIPAGAHLSVENGDKIGQGDIIAKIPRAAGKAGDITGGLPRVTELVEARNPSNPAAVSEIDGIVSFDKIKRGKKGVIVTSKTGEKKLYYISLSKQILVQSGDFVKAGMPLSDGAITPKDILDIKGTTKVQEHIVNEVQEVYRLQGVKINDKHFEVIVRQMMKKVEIEDAGDTIFREKQVVDKWDFIDENDNIFGMKVIEDHGDSVNYKVGEILSNRKLGNENSMLKRKDMAQMVARDAIQATSSPVLQGITKASLATKSFLSAASFQETTKVLNMAAISGKTDYLLGLKENVIVGHKIPAGTGMREYSSLIVGSKQEYDKLKEDSINEDA, from the coding sequence ATGGCTTTCAGACAAAAAACAAAAGCTACAAAAGAATTTTCAAAAGTTGTAATAAGTTTATCTTCTCCGGAAGAAATTTTAGAACGCTCAAGCGGCGAAGTTTTAAAACCGGAAACAATAAACTATAGAACATATAAACCCGAAAGAGACGGATTATTCTGCGAAAGAATATTCGGACCTGTAAAGGATTATGAATGTCATTGCGGCAAATACAAAAGAATTCGATACAAAGGAATTGTTTGTGACAGATGTGGTGTTGAAGTTACCGAGAAAAAAGTAAGACGAGACAGGGTAGGGCATATTGCTCTTGTTGTTCCGGTTGTCCATCTTTGGTATTTTAGGTCTTTACCGAATAAATTAGGTTATTTATTAGGAATCCCTACTAAAAAACTAAATACAATTATTTATTACGAAAAATATGTTGTAATTCAACCCGGTGTTAAAAAAGAAGACGGCATTAATGAGCTTGATTTTCTTTCGGAAGAAGAATATATGGATATTCTGGATTCTTTGCCGAGCGATAACAATATGCTTGAAGATAACGATCCGAATAAATTTATTGCAAAAATGGGTGCCGGAGCTGTTGAATTATTACTCAACAGAATTAACTTAGATGAACTGGCTATTGACTTAAAAGATAAAGCAAATAACGAAACTTCTCAACAAAGAAAAAGTCAAGCACTAAAAAGATTAAGAGTTGTAAATGCTTTTCAAGCCTCAAAAAATGTTAATAAACCCGAATGGCTTATAGTTAAAGTTTTGCCGGTAATTCCGCCTGAATTAAGACCATTAGTACCTTTAGACGGAGGACGTTTTGCAACTTCAGATTTAAATGATTTATACAGAAGGGTTATTATCAGAAATAACAGACTTAAAAGATTAATAGAAATAAAAGCACCGGAAGTTATTCTCAGAAATGAGAAAAGAATGCTACAGGAAGCCGTTGATTCATTATTTGACAATTCAAGAAAATCAAGTGCTGTTAAAACTGATGCAAACAGACCTTTAAAGTCGTTAAGTGACAGCTTAAAAGGTAAACAAGGTCGTTTTCGTCAAAATTTACTGGGTAAGCGTGTTGATTATTCTGCACGTTCGGTTATTGTTGTAGGTCCTGAGTTAAAACTTCACGAATGCGGTTTGCCGAAAGAAATGGCTGCTGAACTTTATAAGCCTTTTATCATAAGAAAACTCATTGAAAGAGGAATTGTAAAAACGGTTAAATCTGCAAAGAAAATTGTTGACAGAAGAGATGCAGTTGTTTGGGATATTCTTGAAAATGTATTAAAAGGACATCCTATTTTGCTGAATCGTGCTCCTACTCTTCATAAACTTGGGATTCAGGCATTTCAGCCAAAACTAATTGAAGGAAAAGCAATACAATTACACCCATTGGTTTGTACTGCTTTTAATGCCGACTTTGACGGTGATCAAATGGCCGTTCATTTACCCTTAGGAAATGATGCTGTTATAGAGGCTCAAATGTTAATGTTAGCATCTCATAATATATTAAATCCCGCAAACGGAGCACCAATTACAGTTCCTTCGCAAGACATGGTTTTAGGGTTGTATTATATTACAAAAGCTAAGAAAAATTCAAAAATTCATACCGTAAAAGGTGAAGGTTTAACTTTCTATTCAGCAGAAGAAGTAATAATTGCATATAATGAAAAAGCAGTTGATATGCATTCTGTTATTAATGTATTGGTAAACGATGAATTAATTGAAACAACTGTAGGTCGTGTAATTTTTAATAAATTAGTTCCGGAAGAAGTAGGTTATATTAATGAAGTTTTAACTAAAAAATCGTTACGAACAATTATCGGAAATGTATTAAGCACTTGCGGTATTGCTAAAACTGCTAAATTTTTGGATGATATTAAAAGTCTTGGTTATAAAACAGCTTTTGAAGGCGGCTTATCATTTAATTTAGATGATGTAATTATTCCGAAAGTAAAAAGCGAAATGGTTGAAGACGGTTATAAACAAGTTGAAGAAGTAATGAATAACTTCAATATGGGATTTATTGCTAATAATGAAAGATATAACCAAATTATTGATATATGGACACATACGAATGCAAGATTGACCCAACAAGTGATGAACGAAATCAGTTCGGATAAAGAAGGGTTTAACTCAGTTTATATGATGCTTGATTCCGGAGCAAGGGGGTCAAGAGAGCAAATTCGTCAACTTTCAGGAATGAGAGGATTGATGGCGAAACCTCAAAAATCCGGTGCAACAACCGGGCAAATTATTGAAAACCCGATTCTTTCTAACTTTAAAGAAGGACTTTCAGTTTTGGAATATTTTGTTTCTACTCACGGTGCCAGAAAAGGACTTGCAGATACGGCTCTTAAAACTGCAGATGCCGGTTATTTAACCAGAAGACTTGTAGATGTTGCTCAAGATGTTGTAATAACGGAAGAAGATTGCAATACATTAAGGGGACTTATGGCAAGCACCGTTATGAAAAAAGATGAAATTGTTGTAACTCTCGGAGAAAGGATTTTAGGAAGAACTACAGTTCATGATATCTGCCACCCGAGTGATAACAGCCTAATTATTAAAGCAGGTGTTGAGATTACAGAAGATGTTGCAAAACTAATTGAAGATTCTCCTATTGAGAGAGTTGAGATCAGATCAGTTTTAACCTGTGAAACCAGACAAGGTGTTTGTGCAAAATGTTACGGTCGTAATTTATCAACCGGTCGAATGGTTCAAAGAGGCGAGGCAGTAGGTGTTATTGCTGCTCAATCAATCGGAGAACCGGGTACACAGCTTACATTAAGAACATTCCACGTAGGAGGTGTTGCCGGTGGTGCAGCCTCTGAAAACAGTATTACTGCAAAATATGACGGTATTGCCCATTTTGAAGATTTAAGAACTGTTCCTGTTGAAAAAGACGGTAAAAAATATGATATTGTTGTAAGCAGAATGACAGAGTTGAAAGTTCATGATAAGAATACAGATACCATGTTGACGAGTTATTCAATACCTTATGCTTCAAGACTATATGTAAAAGAAGGCGAAATTTCAAAAGGTATGCTGATTTGTGAGTGGGATCCTTATAATGCTCTTATTATTTCTGAATTTTCGGGTCAAATAGCTTTTAAAAATCTTGAAGAGGGAGTTACTTATAAAATTGAAAAAGACGAACAAACAAACTATATTGAAAAAGTAATTATAGAGTCAAAAGATAAAAGAAAAAACCCGGAAATTGTAATTCTGGATAAAGACGGAGAAGTTATAAGAGAATATAATATTCCGGCAGGTGCACATTTATCTGTTGAAAACGGCGATAAAATAGGTCAAGGTGATATTATTGCAAAAATTCCGAGAGCAGCCGGTAAAGCAGGTGATATTACAGGAGGTCTTCCGAGAGTAACTGAACTTGTTGAAGCAAGAAACCCTTCTAACCCTGCAGCAGTATCAGAAATTGACGGAATTGTTTCTTTCGATAAAATAAAAAGAGGTAAGAAAGGAGTAATTGTTACGTCTAAAACCGGAGAGAAAAAATTATATTACATTTCTCTTTCAAAACAAATTTTAGTACAATCAGGCGATTTTGTAAAAGCCGGTATGCCGTTATCAGACGGTGCAATTACACCGAAAGATATTTTGGATATAAAAGGAACAACAAAAGTTCAGGAACATATTGTTAATGAAGTTCAAGAGGTTTACCGTTTACAAGGTGTGAAAATTAATGATAAGCATTTTGAGGTAATTGTACGTCAAATGATGAAAAAAGTTGAAATAGAAGATGCCGGAGATACAATATTCCGAGAAAAACAAGTTGTTGATAAATGGGATTTTATTGATGAGAATGATAACATTTTCGGAATGAAAGTAATTGAAGATCATGGTGACTCTGTAAATTACAAAGTAGGAGAGATTCTTTCGAACAGAAAACTCGGAAATGAAAATTCGATGCTTAAAAGAAAAGATATGGCTCAAATGGTTGCAAGAGATGCAATACAAGCTACGTCAAGCCCTGTATTACAAGGGATTACCAAAGCGTCCCTGGCAACCAAAAGCTTCTTGTCGGCAGCGTCATTCCAAGAAACAACAAAGGTTCTGAATATGGCTGCTATTTCCGGTAAAACAGATTATTTATTAGGATTAAAAGAGAATGTAATTGTAGGACACAAGATTCCTGCAGGTACAGGAATGAGAGAGTATAGTTCATTAATTGTAGGATCGAAGCAAGAATATGATAAGTTGAAAGAAGATTCGATAAATGAAGATGCTTAA
- a CDS encoding DUF3467 domain-containing protein, giving the protein MENTENKGGLNIELSEEIAQGTYSNLAVISHSASEFIVDFARMMPGIPKTPVKSRIIMTPDNAKRLLNALSENVKKYENTFGVIKENKGPKIPMNFGGPTAKA; this is encoded by the coding sequence ATGGAAAATACAGAAAACAAAGGCGGATTAAATATCGAGTTATCTGAGGAAATTGCACAAGGGACTTATTCAAATTTAGCGGTTATATCACATTCTGCGTCAGAATTTATTGTTGATTTTGCAAGAATGATGCCCGGAATACCGAAAACTCCTGTTAAATCAAGAATAATAATGACACCGGATAATGCTAAGAGATTATTAAATGCATTAAGTGAAAATGTGAAAAAATATGAAAATACTTTCGGTGTGATTAAAGAAAATAAAGGACCGAAGATTCCTATGAATTTTGGAGGACCTACTGCAAAAGCTTAA